The genomic region CCAGTCCACCCAGTAATCGCGCCAGCACGAACTGGGTGACGTTGCCGGCCAGCGCGCAACCGACGGCCGAAACGACATACAGCCCGCCAATCATGAGCAGCGTCCGCTTGCGGCCCAGCTTGTCCGTCGGCCAGCCGCCGAGCAGCGAGCCAAGCACTGTGCCGTAAAGCGCCGAACCCATGACGAG from Verrucomicrobiia bacterium harbors:
- a CDS encoding MFS transporter, which produces MKRRIFFWSVTSALAGFLFGFDTVVISGAEQTIQKLWGLSAALHGLVMGSALYGTVLGSLLGGWPTDKLGRKRTLLMIGGLYVVSAVGCALAGNVTQFVLARLLGGL